Proteins encoded in a region of the Massilia sp. UMI-21 genome:
- a CDS encoding nucleotidyltransferase family protein, giving the protein MRRPALPLLVEVLRTPERVRTLDPAGWDLLLRQAAHAELSATLGLLLDEAGLHEAVPAAPREHFAWAAVLLARHRRALRFEVGQIRRALDGLGLPLLLLKGAAYVMAGLPPAAGRVFSDVDILVPKERLPEVEAALLMHGWAGTCQDAYDQRYYREWMHELPPMEHVWRGNTIDVHHAILPETARVRPDPALLRADALPIRDAGPAGAASAVGLWTLAPHDMVLHSAVHLFSEGEWHHGLRDLLDLHRLLLHFGAAPGFWDGLVARAVRLELARPLFYALRYAARLLGTPIPPVVMAEAAAAGTPGAALLALMDALFLRALLPPHPSCAGRLTPAALGALYLRGNWLRMPPPMLARHLFHKAFISPRQTDEPQQAM; this is encoded by the coding sequence ATGAGGCGGCCGGCCTTGCCGCTGCTGGTCGAGGTGTTGCGTACGCCGGAGCGCGTACGCACGCTCGATCCTGCCGGCTGGGACCTGCTGCTGCGCCAGGCCGCCCATGCCGAGTTGAGCGCGACCCTCGGTCTCCTGCTCGACGAGGCGGGCCTGCACGAGGCCGTGCCGGCGGCGCCGCGCGAACATTTTGCCTGGGCCGCCGTGCTGCTGGCGCGCCACCGGCGCGCACTGCGTTTCGAGGTCGGCCAGATCCGCCGTGCACTCGACGGCCTCGGCCTGCCGCTGCTGCTGCTCAAGGGGGCGGCCTATGTCATGGCCGGGCTGCCGCCGGCCGCCGGCCGCGTGTTCTCCGACGTCGACATCCTGGTGCCCAAGGAACGCCTGCCCGAGGTTGAAGCGGCGCTCCTGATGCACGGCTGGGCCGGCACTTGCCAGGATGCCTACGACCAGCGCTACTACCGCGAGTGGATGCACGAGCTGCCGCCGATGGAACACGTCTGGCGTGGCAATACCATCGACGTGCACCACGCGATCCTGCCCGAGACCGCCAGGGTGCGGCCGGATCCGGCGCTGCTGCGCGCGGACGCGCTGCCGATTCGGGACGCCGGGCCGGCCGGCGCGGCGTCGGCCGTCGGCCTGTGGACGCTGGCCCCGCACGATATGGTGCTGCACAGCGCGGTGCACCTGTTCTCGGAAGGCGAGTGGCACCACGGCCTGCGCGACCTGCTCGACCTGCACCGGCTGTTGCTGCATTTCGGTGCTGCGCCCGGCTTCTGGGACGGTCTGGTGGCGCGCGCCGTCCGGCTCGAGCTCGCACGCCCGCTGTTCTATGCGCTGCGCTACGCCGCACGCCTGCTCGGCACGCCAATACCCCCGGTCGTGATGGCCGAGGCGGCAGCTGCCGGCACCCCCGGCGCAGCGCTGCTGGCGCTGATGGACGCGCTGTTCCTGCGCGCGCTGCTGCCGCCGCATCCCAGCTGCGCCGGCCGCCTCACGCCGGCCGCGCTCGGCGCACTCTACCTGCGTGGCAACTGGCTGCGCATGCCGCCGCCGATGCTGGCGCGCCACCTGTTCCATAAAGCCTTCATTTCGCCGCGCCAGACCGACGAGCCGCAGCAGGCCATGTAA
- a CDS encoding GAF domain-containing protein, translating into MLNETKHLLRLQDVQALLASGSLDANLAHHAELARRLVGATSCSVMLLNGETPDDLRMRLCASAGDMPAEAADALVGSGEGICGRVLASGRALLVDDIDRSEFASLARRRRAAVPALMSAPVRIDARIVGVLNVSGVAFSEAELQLLEVIALFIGKSAQVIQLQGLLASRFAQMALVRNAHDSGTIAADTAYQNPEEVARILARSFYKEMTRAGFAPGQIVSAATELIGQLGGAIQQTGKAGRQ; encoded by the coding sequence ATGTTGAACGAAACGAAGCACCTGCTGCGCTTGCAGGACGTGCAGGCATTGCTTGCCAGTGGCTCACTCGACGCCAACCTGGCGCACCATGCGGAACTGGCCCGGCGCCTGGTAGGGGCCACCAGTTGCTCGGTCATGCTGCTCAATGGCGAAACGCCGGACGACCTGCGCATGCGCCTGTGTGCCAGTGCCGGCGACATGCCCGCGGAAGCCGCCGACGCCCTGGTCGGCAGCGGCGAGGGCATCTGTGGCCGGGTACTGGCCAGCGGCCGGGCCTTGCTGGTGGATGACATCGACCGTTCCGAATTCGCCAGCCTGGCGCGCCGTCGGCGCGCGGCGGTGCCGGCCCTGATGTCGGCGCCGGTGCGCATCGATGCCCGCATCGTGGGCGTGCTCAATGTCAGCGGTGTCGCGTTCAGCGAGGCCGAACTCCAACTGCTCGAGGTGATCGCGCTCTTCATCGGCAAATCGGCCCAGGTCATCCAACTGCAGGGCCTGCTGGCCTCGCGCTTTGCGCAGATGGCCCTGGTGCGCAATGCGCACGACAGCGGCACGATTGCCGCCGATACCGCCTACCAGAACCCGGAAGAGGTCGCGCGCATCCTGGCGCGCTCGTTCTACAAGGAGATGACGCGGGCCGGCTTCGCGCCGGGCCAGATCGTCAGCGCTGCGACCGAACTGATCGGCCAGCTGGGCGGCGCGATCCAGCAGACCGGCAAGGCCGGGCGCCAATGA
- a CDS encoding PEP-CTERM sorting domain-containing protein: MNIKKISGIIAGVAMAAGLSAPASAVVLQAGDLKITINAFDAGTVGYGNDSGTKCETIADCDAVPGIMTAPNAVGSEDTWGIFSVQSISRVSDGSLLFTAGQNGEYLTGMFGGIADTYVETNGGISPTTLALGTGGWLNMYLTGQNYDSSFGPGGRLGQYGYTGITNVGGTLALSANFGAGALGDYPEYTYVSNFANNTISGNGQGFLDVTGGSWADMFDTDAQIDPNGNMHDMFLKVTYGQTGASADAGWTVDASGDVQGEIGEVPEPGSLALLGLGFAGLAGLRRRKAAK; this comes from the coding sequence ATGAACATCAAGAAAATTTCGGGAATCATCGCTGGTGTCGCAATGGCTGCTGGTCTGTCGGCCCCGGCTAGCGCCGTCGTCCTGCAAGCTGGCGACCTGAAAATCACCATCAATGCATTCGACGCCGGCACCGTCGGCTACGGTAACGACTCGGGCACCAAGTGCGAAACCATCGCCGACTGCGATGCCGTTCCCGGCATCATGACCGCGCCGAACGCCGTCGGCAGCGAAGACACCTGGGGCATCTTCTCGGTGCAGAGCATCTCGCGCGTCTCCGACGGCAGCCTGCTGTTCACCGCCGGCCAGAACGGCGAATACCTGACCGGTATGTTCGGCGGCATCGCCGACACCTATGTCGAAACCAACGGCGGCATCTCGCCGACCACGCTGGCACTGGGCACCGGCGGCTGGCTGAACATGTACCTGACCGGCCAGAACTACGACAGCTCGTTCGGCCCTGGTGGCCGCCTCGGCCAGTACGGCTACACCGGCATCACCAACGTCGGCGGCACCCTGGCCCTGTCGGCCAACTTCGGCGCCGGTGCACTGGGCGATTACCCGGAATACACCTACGTGTCGAACTTCGCGAACAACACGATCTCGGGTAACGGCCAGGGCTTCCTGGACGTGACCGGCGGCAGCTGGGCAGACATGTTCGACACCGATGCTCAGATCGATCCGAACGGCAACATGCACGACATGTTCCTGAAGGTCACCTACGGCCAGACCGGCGCGTCGGCAGACGCTGGCTGGACCGTCGACGCCTCGGGCGACGTCCAGGGCGAAATCGGCGAAGTGCCGGAACCAGGCTCGCTGGCCCTGCTGGGCCTGGGCTTCGCCGGCCTGGCAGGCCTGCGCCGCCGCAAGGCTGCCAAGTAA
- a CDS encoding ThiF family adenylyltransferase, whose amino-acid sequence MATFNYDTFVTRNSGYIAQDTQDKIRTARVLFAGCGLGSGPVICAARTGFQHFVLIDGDTVDAHNLNRQFFDFEDVGMPKVEALKKHILRINPEARVEAHVAMLDKNNAADLVSQVDLIFDTIDFVDLEAVLALHGNAAAQAKPIFTAMNIGFGAGVMYFPPGSGNSLPAILQRDVEAAAAEGNLSYTAVFQRVMGRIGAHLDRQVMEEVAKALTIMEDGTACPASQIAVGSFSVAALAMAMMHDMLAGMEVPPAPNMVIHSFRNHVTKLVNIAS is encoded by the coding sequence ATGGCGACCTTCAACTACGATACTTTTGTAACGCGCAATAGTGGCTATATTGCCCAGGACACCCAGGACAAGATTCGCACTGCGCGCGTGCTGTTCGCCGGTTGCGGACTCGGCAGTGGCCCGGTGATCTGCGCCGCCCGTACCGGCTTCCAGCACTTCGTGCTGATCGACGGCGACACGGTCGATGCGCATAACCTGAACCGCCAGTTCTTCGATTTCGAGGATGTGGGCATGCCCAAGGTCGAAGCGCTCAAGAAACACATCCTGCGCATCAATCCGGAAGCCAGGGTCGAGGCCCATGTGGCCATGCTCGACAAGAACAATGCAGCCGACCTGGTCAGCCAGGTGGACCTGATCTTCGACACCATCGACTTCGTGGACCTGGAAGCCGTGCTGGCGCTGCACGGCAATGCGGCGGCACAGGCCAAGCCGATCTTCACGGCGATGAACATCGGCTTCGGCGCCGGCGTGATGTACTTCCCGCCGGGCTCGGGCAATTCACTGCCGGCCATCCTGCAGCGCGACGTCGAAGCCGCGGCCGCTGAAGGCAATCTCAGCTACACCGCGGTGTTCCAGCGGGTGATGGGACGCATCGGCGCACACCTGGACCGTCAGGTGATGGAAGAGGTGGCCAAGGCCCTGACCATCATGGAAGACGGTACCGCCTGCCCGGCTTCACAGATCGCGGTCGGCAGTTTCTCGGTGGCAGCGCTGGCCATGGCCATGATGCACGACATGCTCGCGGGCATGGAGGTGCCGCCAGCGCCGAACATGGTGATCCACAGTTTCCGCAATCACGTCACGAAACTGGTGAATATCGCTAGTTGA
- a CDS encoding PEP-CTERM/exosortase system-associated acyltransferase, which yields MDNGKARVDPDAFLSRVEFGAHQETIDHVNRKIFRAYRGGHSGVIPGDIFRLRHQVYCLECAFLQAEQYVDGMEFDDYDDVSTHFAAYTLDEKLVGAVRLVQPDAPKPYPFELHCEVFSDFDMPDREQSAEISRLVVKKSHRRRRADSVLGIPGFLPPSHHDPASEFDPSVDRRDRTSPMLLLGMYREMFRHSQESGIRYWYAAMERSLAHALKKMGFRFLAIGPEANYYGSVTPYVLDLHDLGRKLRHSNPTLAAWFNEKAPVVEHTHPSRVHVVRRQELGKVPKDIN from the coding sequence ATGGACAACGGAAAAGCACGCGTCGATCCTGACGCCTTCCTGTCCCGTGTTGAGTTCGGGGCACACCAGGAAACAATCGATCACGTCAATCGCAAGATTTTCCGGGCTTACCGGGGCGGCCACAGTGGCGTGATCCCCGGTGATATCTTCAGGCTGAGGCACCAGGTGTATTGCCTGGAATGCGCCTTCCTCCAGGCCGAGCAGTACGTGGACGGCATGGAGTTCGACGACTACGACGACGTCTCCACCCATTTCGCCGCCTACACGCTGGACGAGAAACTGGTCGGCGCGGTACGCCTGGTGCAGCCGGATGCACCGAAACCCTATCCGTTCGAACTGCACTGCGAAGTGTTCAGCGATTTCGACATGCCCGACCGCGAACAGTCGGCCGAGATCTCGCGCCTGGTGGTCAAGAAAAGCCACCGTCGCCGGCGCGCCGACAGCGTACTGGGCATTCCCGGCTTCCTGCCGCCCAGTCACCACGACCCTGCCAGCGAATTCGATCCTTCCGTCGACCGTCGCGACCGGACCTCGCCCATGCTCTTGTTGGGGATGTACCGCGAAATGTTCCGCCATAGCCAGGAAAGCGGCATCCGTTACTGGTATGCGGCGATGGAGCGCTCGCTGGCGCATGCACTGAAGAAGATGGGTTTCCGTTTCCTGGCGATCGGCCCGGAAGCCAATTACTACGGCTCGGTCACGCCCTATGTGCTCGACCTGCACGACCTCGGGCGCAAGCTGCGCCACAGCAACCCGACACTGGCGGCCTGGTTCAACGAGAAGGCGCCCGTGGTCGAGCACACCCACCCGTCCCGCGTGCACGTGGTGCGCAGGCAGGAGCTGGGCAAGGTGCCCAAAGACATCAACTAG